In Drosophila busckii strain San Diego stock center, stock number 13000-0081.31 chromosome 3R, ASM1175060v1, whole genome shotgun sequence, the sequence CGTGGGAATCCTGAGCGAACTGCGCTGGGGGCAGCATATCAATAATACAGTTTAAAGCACTCACTGACTACAAATTGAATGACGACTGTAGCGAGACTGTACATTAATCAATACGTCACCAGCGTCAGTTCACAACGATATCGATCGAGCGCTGCCTTTGTGCGCCGCTGCTGATTTATGCacattatatatacttacCATATAAGCAAAACGACTGCAATATCAAATTACATAAACATTAATCTTAATCTATCAATAATTAAACTTGCAGCGCGATGAATCCGATATTGAGAATGTTAAGCTCACAGCACGCGAGCGTCGCTTCATCAAGTTCGCCTCAGTGGAGTTTGATAATCAGTTGTATATGACGCCACAGGACTTTTTGGATTCAGTGGTGGAGCAAGAGCCCAGACGTAAGTAGCTAATGAAACAGCAAATTCAACAATTGTAGTTCATTTTGATTACTTACAGCGCGTCTAAAGCGTCGACTGCTGAGCAATGAGGAAGTGGATAAATATAAGGATAATACGCCAGCGCTTAAAAAAGGCTCAACGCGACTGTTTCGCAATCTGAGAGATAAAGGCATTATTTCGTATACGGAgtacttgtttttgttgtctatACTAACAAGTAAGTTGGCAACAATTAAGCATATAGTAAAGCTATATTAATATGTGTTTAATAGAGCCCAAATCTGGATTTCGCATAGCCTTTAATATGTTTGATACCGATGGAAATCAACGCGTCGATAAAGCAGAATTTCTAGTTGtaagtttataatattaagcatataatttaagtgtgtaagtgtgtgtataACAATAGCAGcctgtatataattttattttgtattttttatataatttattagatTGTTTCTATTTTGGCCGGTGCGCTCAAAGATATGCATAACGTTGATGCTCAAACAAAGGCAATTGTAAGCTTTTCATTTctattattttacaatttaattaattataaaaattctttttaaataagcCAGCAAATGTGTAAGCGTCAACAGCACTCAATGTACTGTTAgttcagtttattttatataattataatttcatttattgtaaCACGTATTTAGCTAACGCGTTTAGTTTCCTATGAAGAACGCAGCCAGATTAAACGTACCATGGCACCACAGCCAGGTCTTGTAAGTTTTGAGTGCGTTTACTAAAGTTTGttgagcttttgctttgtttttgaaaaCTGCGCGCAAttgtaaaatatgcattacgcatacgttgagcttagcttaagttttataagACAGCCGAAACTTATCATAGGCCTTATGTACTTCATTTTTAAGCGCTTTAGTTCTTTAAAGTTGTGTttgtattgttatttattgctttgtttttatccTACCAAACAACCCGTACTAAATACCTAACATTTCTTCTCTACATGACCTAACCTCACCCACGCTACCTCTCCTTATAtgttattgtatataaaaagatGGAGCGCATATTCAGCGGCGCTTGGAAAGAAAAACATGGTGAGCAAACGTCTGAAAATGATGAAGATATTGCCGAGACTCCATTAGAGGTAAGCTACAAAGCATGTGCACGCCTAAGCATTAAAACTAGCTGCGTTTtggcttaaacaaatatttattttaaactttataaattcACAGAGCGAGTATGTTAACGATGGCGAAGGACTGCAGCGTCGTCATGTTGTGCCCACAACTTTGCAGCTTCATTTCTTTGGCAAGCGCGGCACAGGCGTCATTAACTATGATAACTTCTATCGCTTTATGGACAATTTGCAAACGGaggtgctggagctggagttcCACGAGTtcagcaaaggcaacagcgTTATAAGCGAACTTGACTTTGCTAAGATTCTGCTGCGCTACACTTATTTGGCCACTGATGAGTACGATGTGTTCTTGGAGCGTCTGCTGCAGCGCGTACGCGAGGAGAAaggcatttcatttaatgacTTTCGCGACTTTTGTCATTTTCTGAACAATCTGGATGACTTTACCATAGCTATGCGCATGTATACTCTAGCAGATCGTGCTATATCCAAGGGTTAGCTTATGCTTAACTATTGTAtactttattttcatattttgcttttgttacacAGATGAATTTGGACGCGCTGCCAAAATCTGCACTGGCTATTCGCTAAGTCAGCATTTGATTGATACTGTCTTTGCTATATTCGATGCAGATGGTGATGGTTTGTTGTCCTATAAGGAGTTCATAGCTATAATGAAGGATCGTTTGCATCGCGGCTTTAAAGTAAGTGGTCGTTTCTTTGATTACAATGAGGCACTGGATGCTTACGATGAGCCCGATTATCCATTGTTTGTTGCCTGGCGTCATCGTGTGTGTCGCCACTTGGATTACTTCATAGACAGCGATGCGCTGTGGCATTAATTTAAcagctttttgttattgttattgctctatgtgctgtttgtttgttcctTGTTTCGTAAGCCTAatactcttttatttttatttaatatttaaccaATTGTTTAACAACTCAATTGGcactattaatttaattttaagtttacaCACGCcatacaaacatattaaacaatacatacatttcaaaatttggcttttattttatgtttaacaattttacaaatttattgttttgtcatttattcatttagcagctcgcttttaattttgttattctttAGCAAGATGCTGAAATTATAGCAATGCGTTTAAAAAAGGTAACTGAAGCATCAGCTCAAGCGCAGGTTAGTTTAGGCCATGTTAAAACCCCAAACTTTACTtagcgccgctgctgctttttatcaTTTACTTGTGTATCTCCCAATTTCAACGTCTTTATTGTCTATTGTtgctaacatttaattaattaaactattgcCTTGCAGTCTGTGGCCAAGTCAGAGGGCTGGGAGGCCTTCAAGTACTGTCTGCGCAATGAAATGAAGTCGGCCAAGAAGTCAGCCAACTGTTAATGTCCAACACACAGTCGGCGCGTTTAAGCCAAAAGTGTAACAAACACAATCATTAGCTCTACCAAATTATTTGTGCAATCTAAAAATCTCTTGTTAGctacattttgttaaattatgaATCTGTTATAACCCCAAAGCTCGCTAGgccaaaaactaaatttgttataatatttatgcgcatttaaatgcagttgttaacaaaaagaaaaccaaataaattcatagtcaatttatttttagttgatttttatatatatattttaagtgaAGCTgtataaaattgcaatcaagGCCATTAACTTGTTTAggttttaattagaaaaaaagGTTTGGTTGCAGTTACGAAATGTTTAATACTAggtgcaattttttttatatataaagtttatataaactaCAAGTTGTAGCAAATACAACGAGTGCCTCAGTAACATGCGGAGGCACTGCAATGAATgctttaataatgaaaatatataactttaactatttgctatataaatttcGGCACTACatcgaaatatataaatattaattattatcacAGTTGAATTGTGTGCAAAACACACTTATCATTTCTTcaaacttaatatatatatcgtatgaACTTCAGTACgttttgaaacattttgcTAAGAAACACGAATTTAAATTGGGAATTATCTTGGAAtagttgcataaaaattgcacattttaaataataataataatatttatgctaaaaattaaactaaattacattacattaaataaacaaaattgccaCACTGATTGCATGTGTATTTAATCCTGTGCGGTTGAGGGCAGAGTCCAGCTAACAAACTTTTCCTTCTCCTGCTCCTTATTGCCTGCATAGTTACGATTGCTTGCCTTGGTGCGGCGGAACTTGAAATTGGCAAACACATCACGTTtgccagcatcagcagcatccaGCGCTTGGCCATCCAGCTCCAGATTGCGCTGCAGTCCGACGCCAGCCATGGGCTCCTCATTGACTGGCTTGCGAAAGTTGTAGGCGCCCTTGCGCTGCTTCAGCATCgaagcaggcggcggcggcgtcttcTTGGGACTACCTGTCTTGGGCATGGGCTTGGGATCACGCATTAGCATGGGAAACAGCGCATCGTCGGCATCAAAGTACCAAGGACGCGAGAAATGATAGCCCGCGCTGTAGTAGGGCTTGAAAACGGGTTCGTTTGAGCAAATACTGAAGGCATGATAGGCATGTGATATGAGCTGTGGAAAGCGCTCCACCCAGTAGTTGGTGAACTCGTGTGGTATGCTGCCAAGCAGCTCCTGCGCCTCTGGCGTCAGCTCATGATAGTGATGCTTCTTATTGCGCAGCGCGCGCAGCAAATCGCGCACGCTAGCGCCCATATAGCCGCGATATTTACGCAGATCGTCGGTGATTAGCGCATCCAAGTGCATGTTCCAATCTTCGAGCACAACAATGCGTCCGTTTTTCTCCAAAGATTTGAGCGGCTCAGCATGGAATTGCAGCTTCTCCACGCGATCGCTCACGTCCTGCAGAAAACTAAGCATCTTAGGCTCATCCCAGAATAAAGGATGATTGCCAATGCAGCGTGCGGGCGGACGCGACTGCGGATCCTTGTGTATCATATCAGATATAAGCTGCTCCGCTAATATCTacaacaaaagtaatttaatataaatgccaaatgcatattttgtgcGCTTACAATTTTGTTATGCTCGCTGTCGTCCTCAGCACGCAGCTTGGCCAGCGTGTACTCGTGGGAAAGTATGTTGGCCTGGCGCTTAAGCGTGTCACCAAAGGCATGATGACCACCGCTTAGCACATAGTAGTAAACGCAGCCCAGCGAGAATATATCCACAGCTGTAGTctgttaacaaaacaaatgtttaataacaaaGCTTAGATTAAAGTTCAATGCTGCAGCTTACGGTGCGTTGGGCGCGCATCATTTCGGGCGCTATCCAGCCATCAGTGCCTGTGACGCCGGAGCGACGTGAAAAGCTGGTGCGTCCAAAGTTAAGTTTCTTGCAAAGACCAAAGTCCGAGATCATAACACGCACCTTGCCTTTAGCATCGGGTAGCGATAGCAGCACATTCTGCGGTTTAATGTCGCGATGTACTAAAGCAAAAGATTAGGCATTagtttatgcatataattaattgatggATAGACTGACTCACCTATATCAAGTGAATGCAGATGACTAAGCCCAGCTGAGGACTGTATAAGCACCTGCCATATATCAATGTGCTCACGCAGCTCCAGCGCGCGCTCGCCCTCTGTATAATCCTGCAGCGTAGCAGCGCAAAGCTCCACAGCAATATAGCGAAACTGTCGATCCTGCTCGGTGCAAAAGTAACGCACAACATTCTCATGTGCATCAGATTCacgcagcagcgccacctCACGATCCGCAAAGGTAAAACACTCAGGCAGCAGCCGTTTGACAGCAACAAAGCGCTCCTCAAAGTTGCctttgaaaacaaaagtgcCCTCGCAGCCTTTGCCCAGCACCTCATTCGAATTGAAGCTTATTTTGCCCACGCGCACTTGTCCATTGCCCAAGTCTACCAGATCCTGCGCGCTtatgttgctgccattgctaCCATTGCTGCCATTAGCGCTGCCACCTGTAGGCACCAGCGTTTTGGAGCCATTCTCGCTCTGCTTCTGCAGCTCACGCATAGTGCTGCACGTATACCAGAATAAAGCAATCATGcccataacaataacaatcagTATCTGATGCACTTTGCCGCTGGGATGCTCCATGAACCACTCGTTAATAAAAGCCTgcactttgttgctgttggccagTATAATTGTTTTGGTGCGATTTATGGTATTAAACTGCGGCTCAATTGTAAGCTCCAGCTCTGGATCTGTTTGCACGCCAATGTCAGCAGCGTTTTTCTCATTATTTGCCAGCAGCCCAAAGCCATCGTTATAGTTGTGTATGGTAGCCAAACTTTGCACATCTTTGTTGTCCGCAGGTGTAGGCGACAGCTGTAAATTGCCATCATTGGGCATATTGTAATGACCCAGCATAATGCCAGGATTGTCCTGCAGCATGTCATTTATGTAAATAGTGCGTGGATCAGCTGCTTGATTGTTGTTTTGCTCAGCAGCAGGTCCATCCAGCAGCTTAATGGCAGGCGTAGTTGAAATACGCGGCGTATTCTTGTCCACCAGCGAGGGTAGTGCATAAAGTCCATTCTGATGCTCGCCCACATACAGCGATTgactataaattgttaaaagcgTATTAGCAAACAGTAGtataaattatagtttaagCTTACAATAGTTTAACAGTATTAACATTGCCTATTTTAGACTCTTCCAATATAGCTTGATAAGCTTCATCGGATACAGTGGTAAAGGGCACGCTTAGCAAACCATCGGGTCCTAGcagaaaagcagcaactacCGGACTGCTTAGATCACGTTGCCATAGAAATTTGCCCTGCTTGCGATCTAGTGTAACAATTTGTCCGCTGCTAGTGCTGGTCAAGTGTATATACTCTGCAAatgaataaacaattaatatataataactaatTGACTTAAATGTTCACTTACCATACTCCTTCGCCAGCTCTGGTGGCGCACTTAACGCATTATAAtcataaaaagtaatattCCAGGGTTTGACATTTTTATCTTTAGCCAAACTGTCGTACATCATAACCGTGTACTGCGTGCGTCCCAAGTAAATAGCACGCGATGTTGCCCAGCCAATTTGCTCATCCTCTGTGCCATCCATGCTGGCATCACCAAAGCCCATAACCTTTTCACGTCGTCCTGTCTTTGGATCAATCATATACCAAGTGTCGCTCTTTTTGCCCGAGTACAAAATGCCATCGGATGAGCGACAAGGCGCATTGGCCACCAGCTGTGGTATAGTGTAGGGCAACTTCTTTAGACTGCCCATTTGTCCTAACTGATAAATGCTGCCATCTCTAGGATCAGGCAAATAATGCGGCACATGCACATTTTCCTGCGGCTCTGCAACAATAGGCGGATCTGCAATAAACagcaagttataaatattgtatttaaaataaatatagcgcataaatattgtgcaaattgttaaaaacaaCTTGAGCACttttcatgctgctgctgtttgcattatttgtaCAAAACACTTGAGCACATATTTGTTATCATTaatgcacagcagcaggcacatgTCTATATCTACAAACGTatcataaacaatttcaagtaACTGCCAAGTATTATCTATTTTCAATACACCAActtgacaacaataacaaaattatggTAAACTGCAGTAAGTAGTaatttgttaaagtttaaGTTGCTGCTAGGCGACAAATATGAACAAcaaagcgcgcacacacatgtgtactatatatatgtatgtgtatgtcgACCGACTAGTGCTtatctttaaaatttaaccCACTCACGCCGTTATGCATTGGCGCGTTAATTTCATTAAGAATGTAAGAGTTACTGAGAGAGCATTAcaagcgctctctctcttttacgctctctctctcaacaGGTCATTTAACCTGGCTGGTCGAGCACTCTAATTAGCATTCGCATTCTAATCAAATAACGGCGTATTCTGCCATGTGATGAGCTAATCAACAGCGACTAAAACATCAAAATATGTAATACCAAATCAATATTGTTTATACTTTTAGTCGTTACGCTTgacttattaaaataatgcagcCAAAATGAGCACATTACATTAgagttaatattattatatacacatatcatttgtttagtttattagcTTCATTTACGTCTTGCTTTTGTCAACCTTAATGACTACAGTTCCAAGTAATCGGACTTGTATATAGTATTCGTATGAATTGTTTTGCATCTGAAAATCTTGTTCAGATGTTCTACACATgtagccgctgctgctaaaatGATATGccatgaaattaaatgaaaggCCAGCAGCGCTTAGAGCAGCGTGAAATTTGTGATTTGAAAaacattcatatatatgtatgtacatgtgtatgtgtggtaTGTATAGATCTAAACATAAACCACATGTAGATTTATCGCTGCATACAATCTTTACGGTACGCCCCGTTACTCTGTAtgctgtataaaaaataaaataattattattcgTTATCGAATGATTGTctactatataaaattaaactaacttttagcagcaaagcttgcttgtcaatttaaaattaataaatgtaactCTATAATCAAAGCCACATTATATGAAATAgcttttatattgattttgaCGTTTGTGCGTAATACGTGCAATATTTTGCCAACTGTCATCGAGCCAGGCATGGaaaaacacaataacaaaagcgataataatatttttgtgttggCAGTTTAATTAAGAGCACCTCTACTTTGGATACTTTTGTTTGGGTTTTCTATGTGCGTGGCGTGTCTACAAAGATTACGCCTctacttgtgtgtgtatttataaatttcttatcAGTACACGCCGTTGAAATTATTTCTACAGAAGTGAGAGTAACCGCAGCAGCATCTCAGCCGCGCGGCGATATACCGGGTAATACACCAATACATACGCACCAATACATACGCTCTCTAGTTTGGTGTGATGAGCTCATCGATGTTAAAGAACTTTGCGCTATTACTTATGTTGCACTTATTCTCTTTAATGCAAcagtgtttgttttgcttttgcttttgctcgcCGGTGTCGCTAAGAGCGCCCAGCTTGCGTTGGGGGTTGTGGGGCGTTTAACAGCAGGCAACACTGTTGCTGACATATGCTTACTATctcacaagcacacacatgcataagcaAGCAGTGTAAATGGGGCTACCTTTCACGATTGCATTTAGCGGCAACGACACACATAAGTTCAAGTAATaaatgtgtctatgtgtgtgtttgtgtgtacttgttttttgtaattacCATCTGCTATAGTCCAGCGTATTTCGCTTGTCGTCGGATCGATTGCAGTTAGACCACCGCCTAGCGTTGAAAATACCATTAAAGCCTCCTCGTCACGGGCAAGATCCGTACAATCCTATACAAAAGTACAGAaatcaaccaaaaaaaaatatttatgcgggCTTTTGTCACGTTGTCACagcgaaaattttaaaaacccTATTCTTACCGCCTTGTCCTCATCACTGCTCACAACTTCTGCAGAGTCGGCATTCGCacctttgctttgattttgttttgatgCTGAGGCTGATGCAATCGTACCGCCCAATAACAAAATTAGCACGCACAGAGCAACGCAATagtatttcattttgcaaacTCTGAGCGACAAAGACGTCGACGActtgattgctgttgttgttgctgtcattgcCGCGTGAGACATGCGCgaatttttaattggtttCAATTTTAGAATTggtgcagttttatttttattaggaTTGTAtcatattttcaatatttaacttcttttgcttctttttaaattttcacttGTAGTCGTTTCACAATTATTGCGTATTTTCTTTCACCGACATTGTTGTGTGTTTTAGACTTTTTTTATGACTAACACTTTTCTGTTAAGCTCAACAGATTTACATGGTGCGCTCATTTGGGTACTGTTAACCAGGGCTAACAATTGCGACATTTACAAGTTTGGTATCGATACTCGAACATATGTTATTGtacatttgttttgattattgCACAATGCGAAAGACTGAATTACAGCgtagttatttattaataaaacgTTTGTTTCAAACCCAAAGTGCCGTACAGTATGCGAAACAGCAGCCACGCAACCTTAAGGGAAGAAGCAAAAGCTCACAGGATTGGCTTACGCGGCAGCTAGCCGATCCCTATGTGGAGAAGGCGCGCATGATGAATTATCGCTGCCGCAGTGCATTTAAGCTTATGGAAATGGACGACAAGTACAAAATACTAAAGCCGGGTGATATGGTGTTGGATTGCGGTGCAGCTCCAGGCAGTTGGACACAGGTGGCAGTGGAGCGTACCAATGCAGCCGGAAAGCAGGAGCGTGCGCCCCAAGGAGCAGTTTTCAGCATTGACCTATTGCATTTTCATGCTGTGCCGGGTGCGACCAT encodes:
- the LOC108603974 gene encoding calcium uptake protein 3, mitochondrial isoform X1, which encodes MANLVARLTIKNRALLTQRQNATVCRSLNRNLSGYSAKFQPKYARHLLLVGGCLASVAAFIKLRSINNTASAATVKRINLRDESDIENVKLTARERRFIKFASVEFDNQLYMTPQDFLDSVVEQEPRPRLKRRLLSNEEVDKYKDNTPALKKGSTRLFRNLRDKGIISYTEYLFLLSILTKPKSGFRIAFNMFDTDGNQRVDKAEFLVIVSILAGALKDMHNVDAQTKAILTRLVSYEERSQIKRTMAPQPGLMERIFSGAWKEKHGEQTSENDEDIAETPLESEYVNDGEGLQRRHVVPTTLQLHFFGKRGTGVINYDNFYRFMDNLQTEVLELEFHEFSKGNSVISELDFAKILLRYTYLATDEYDVFLERLLQRVREEKGISFNDFRDFCHFLNNLDDFTIAMRMYTLADRAISKDEFGRAAKICTGYSLSQHLIDTVFAIFDADGDGLLSYKEFIAIMKDRLHRGFKQDAEIIAMRLKKVTEASAQAQSVAKSEGWEAFKYCLRNEMKSAKKSANC
- the LOC108603974 gene encoding calcium uptake protein 3, mitochondrial isoform X11, which encodes MANLVARLTIKNRALLTQRQNATVCRSLNRNLSGYSAKFQPKYARHLLLVGGCLASVAAFIKLRSINNTASAATVKRINLRDESDIENVKLTARERRFIKFASVEFDNQLYMTPQDFLDSVVEQEPRPRLKRRLLSNEEVDKYKDNTPALKKGSTRLFRNLRDKGIISYTEYLFLLSILTKPKSGFRIAFNMFDTDGNQRVDKAEFLVIVSILAGALKDMHNVDAQTKAILTRLVSYEERSQIKRTMAPQPGLSEYVNDGEGLQRRHVVPTTLQLHFFGKRGTGVINYDNFYRFMDNLQTEVLELEFHEFSKGNSVISELDFAKILLRYTYLATDEYDVFLERLLQRVREEKGISFNDFRDFCHFLNNLDDFTIAMRMYTLADRAISKDEFGRAAKICTGYSLSQHLIDTVFAIFDADGDGLLSYKEFIAIMKDRLHRGFKSVAKSEGWEAFKYCLRNEMKSAKKSANC